In one window of Gossypium hirsutum isolate 1008001.06 chromosome A01, Gossypium_hirsutum_v2.1, whole genome shotgun sequence DNA:
- the LOC107952987 gene encoding probable ribosomal RNA small subunit methyltransferase B isoform X2 has product MAHLLPLRVFLSSQTQETPSKPLKLSKRSNNHKTSISTAKKGLLSPSHKMHKLNLEVSPHRAVSAVRLMRIEFGGAFADLLNEKGKGSGDNEMGYVERTLGFRTRDLDDRDLRLVTDIVGGTIRWRRYLDHLIGSLCHDESMFRSMEPLLLQVLRIGFYEIVKLNMPPYAVVDENVKLAKVALRPGAGNMVNGILRKLVLVKWMVRRWTKYLGQEEAIQLMMWNNSDPSFSLRANAAKGITRDDLVMQLNSLKVPHEVSLHLDDFVRVKIGLQNVIRAGWLKEGLCSVQDESAGLVVSVVDPQPGEDIIDCCAAPGGKTLYMASRLRGKGKVHAIDINKGRLRILKETAKLQKVDGVVDTIHADLRTFAENSPMKSGKVLLDAPCSGLGVLSKRADLRWNRRLEDMKQLKNLQDELLDAASTFVSSGGVLIYSTCSIDPEENEDRVEAFLVRHPEFRIDPVNRYVPSDFVTKQGFYFSDPVKHSLDGAFAARLVRTL; this is encoded by the exons ATGGCACACCTGCTGCCACTTCGCGTATTCCTTTCTTCACAGACACAGGAAACTCCCTCCAAGCCATTGAAACTTTCCAAGAGAAGTAACAATCATAAAACATCCATTTCAACTGCTAAAAAAG GTCTTCTCAGTCCCTCGCACAAAATGCACAAGTTGAATTTGGAGGTTTCTCCCCATAGAGCTG TATCTGCTGTGAGGTTGATGAGAATTGAGTTTGGTGGTGCATTTGCTGACCTTTTAAATGAGAAAGGAAAGGGTTCTGGAGATAATGAGATGGGATATGTGGAAAGAACTCTTGGTTTCCGTACCCGTGATTTGGATGATCGAGATCTTAGATTG GTTACAGATATCGTTGGTGGTACCATTCGCTGGAGGAGATATCTTGACCATTTAATTGGATCCCTATGTCATGATGAAAGTATGTTTAGAAGCATGGAACCACTTCTGTTACAG GTTCTCCGAATCGGTTTCTATGAAATTGTCAAGCTTAATATGCCACCATATGCTGTTGTAGATGAG AATGTAAAACTTGCAAAGGTTGCTCTTCGACCTGGTGCTGGTAACATGGTCAATGGGATTCTCCGGAAGTTAGTTTTGGTTAAG tGGATGGTAAGACGATGGACAAAGTATCTTGGACAAGAAGAGGCAATTCAGCTAATGATGTGGAACAATAGTGATCCCAGTTTTAGCTTAAG GGCAAATGCTGCAAAGGGAATTACTAGAGATGACCTAGTGATGCAGCTTAATTCCTTGAAG GTCCCGCATGAGGTTTCTTTGCATTTGGATGATTTTGTCCGTGTAAAAATTGGTTTGCAG AATGTCATACGAGCAGGGTGGCTGAAAGAAGGTCTCTGTTCTGTCCAGGATGAAAGTGCAG GTCTTGTAGTTTCTGTTGTAGATCCTCAACCTGGTGAGGACATTATCGACTGTTGTGCTGCTCCTGGAGGAAAGACTCTTTACATGGCATCTCGTTTGAGGGGCAAAG GCAAAGTGCATGCAATTGACATAAACAAAGGCCGTTTAAGAATTCTTAAAGAGACAGCCAAGTTGCAAAAAGTTGATGGTGTTGTTGACACAATCCATGCCGATCTTCGTACTTTTGCT GAAAATAGTCCAATGAAATCTGGTAAAGTTTTGTTGGATGCCCCTTGTTCTGGACTCGGTGTTCTCTCCAAG AGAGCAGATTTGCGTTGGAATAGAAGATTAGAAGATATGAAACAACTTAAGAATCTGCAGGATGAACTCCTTGATGCAGCATCCAC ATTTGTGAGCTCAGGTGGGGTATTAATATACAGTACTTGCTCCATTGACCCTGAAGAGAACGAAGACAGGGTGGAAGCTTTTCTTGTCAGGCATCCT GAATTCAGAATAGATCCTGTGAATAGATATGTGCCATCTGATTTTGTTACAAAACAAGGCTTCTATTTCTCTGATCCTGTAAAGCATTCCCTAGATGGAGCCTTTGCAGCTCGTCTTGTTCGGACTTTGTGA
- the LOC107952987 gene encoding probable ribosomal RNA small subunit methyltransferase B isoform X1, translating to MAHLLPLRVFLSSQTQETPSKPLKLSKRSNNHKTSISTAKKGLLSPSHKMHKLNLEVSPHRAVSAVRLMRIEFGGAFADLLNEKGKGSGDNEMGYVERTLGFRTRDLDDRDLRLVTDIVGGTIRWRRYLDHLIGSLCHDESMFRSMEPLLLQVLRIGFYEIVKLNMPPYAVVDENVKLAKVALRPGAGNMVNGILRKLVLVKENNSLPLPKLEGDSRTQARALATLYSHPVWMVRRWTKYLGQEEAIQLMMWNNSDPSFSLRANAAKGITRDDLVMQLNSLKVPHEVSLHLDDFVRVKIGLQNVIRAGWLKEGLCSVQDESAGLVVSVVDPQPGEDIIDCCAAPGGKTLYMASRLRGKGKVHAIDINKGRLRILKETAKLQKVDGVVDTIHADLRTFAENSPMKSGKVLLDAPCSGLGVLSKRADLRWNRRLEDMKQLKNLQDELLDAASTFVSSGGVLIYSTCSIDPEENEDRVEAFLVRHPEFRIDPVNRYVPSDFVTKQGFYFSDPVKHSLDGAFAARLVRTL from the exons ATGGCACACCTGCTGCCACTTCGCGTATTCCTTTCTTCACAGACACAGGAAACTCCCTCCAAGCCATTGAAACTTTCCAAGAGAAGTAACAATCATAAAACATCCATTTCAACTGCTAAAAAAG GTCTTCTCAGTCCCTCGCACAAAATGCACAAGTTGAATTTGGAGGTTTCTCCCCATAGAGCTG TATCTGCTGTGAGGTTGATGAGAATTGAGTTTGGTGGTGCATTTGCTGACCTTTTAAATGAGAAAGGAAAGGGTTCTGGAGATAATGAGATGGGATATGTGGAAAGAACTCTTGGTTTCCGTACCCGTGATTTGGATGATCGAGATCTTAGATTG GTTACAGATATCGTTGGTGGTACCATTCGCTGGAGGAGATATCTTGACCATTTAATTGGATCCCTATGTCATGATGAAAGTATGTTTAGAAGCATGGAACCACTTCTGTTACAG GTTCTCCGAATCGGTTTCTATGAAATTGTCAAGCTTAATATGCCACCATATGCTGTTGTAGATGAG AATGTAAAACTTGCAAAGGTTGCTCTTCGACCTGGTGCTGGTAACATGGTCAATGGGATTCTCCGGAAGTTAGTTTTGGTTAAG GAAAATAACTCCCTTCCTCTACCCAAATTGGAAGGTGACAGTCGCACACAAGCACGTGCTCTTGCTACTCTATATTCTCATCCTGTT tGGATGGTAAGACGATGGACAAAGTATCTTGGACAAGAAGAGGCAATTCAGCTAATGATGTGGAACAATAGTGATCCCAGTTTTAGCTTAAG GGCAAATGCTGCAAAGGGAATTACTAGAGATGACCTAGTGATGCAGCTTAATTCCTTGAAG GTCCCGCATGAGGTTTCTTTGCATTTGGATGATTTTGTCCGTGTAAAAATTGGTTTGCAG AATGTCATACGAGCAGGGTGGCTGAAAGAAGGTCTCTGTTCTGTCCAGGATGAAAGTGCAG GTCTTGTAGTTTCTGTTGTAGATCCTCAACCTGGTGAGGACATTATCGACTGTTGTGCTGCTCCTGGAGGAAAGACTCTTTACATGGCATCTCGTTTGAGGGGCAAAG GCAAAGTGCATGCAATTGACATAAACAAAGGCCGTTTAAGAATTCTTAAAGAGACAGCCAAGTTGCAAAAAGTTGATGGTGTTGTTGACACAATCCATGCCGATCTTCGTACTTTTGCT GAAAATAGTCCAATGAAATCTGGTAAAGTTTTGTTGGATGCCCCTTGTTCTGGACTCGGTGTTCTCTCCAAG AGAGCAGATTTGCGTTGGAATAGAAGATTAGAAGATATGAAACAACTTAAGAATCTGCAGGATGAACTCCTTGATGCAGCATCCAC ATTTGTGAGCTCAGGTGGGGTATTAATATACAGTACTTGCTCCATTGACCCTGAAGAGAACGAAGACAGGGTGGAAGCTTTTCTTGTCAGGCATCCT GAATTCAGAATAGATCCTGTGAATAGATATGTGCCATCTGATTTTGTTACAAAACAAGGCTTCTATTTCTCTGATCCTGTAAAGCATTCCCTAGATGGAGCCTTTGCAGCTCGTCTTGTTCGGACTTTGTGA